A region of the Fodinicurvata sediminis DSM 21159 genome:
AGTCCTCCTTCCAGATCTTTGCCGGGCTGGGCCGGGACATGGCACTGCTTTGCAGGACATCAGCCAGCTGCCCCAAACTTTCCAGATTATGAACCGGCAGAAAGTCATCGACATGCGGCAAAAGAGCTCGGGCCCCGCCGGTTTTGGGTTGATAACCATCGTAACGGAGCAAGGGATTGAGCCAGATCAGGCGACGACAGGACTTGTGTAGCCGCTCGGCTTCCTTTTCCAGCAAGGTGTTGTCCTCACGGTCCAGGCCGTCCGTGATCAGCAGGACAGTGGCACCCTGTGCCAGTACACGACGTGACCAATGAAAATTAAAGTCGGAGAGACAGCTTCCGATGCGCGTCCCCCCATCCCAGTCCTGTGCAGTGTGTCCGATATCATCGAGTGCAATATCGACATCCTTTTCCTTGAGCGAACGGGTCACATTGGTCAGGTGCGTTCCGAACAGGAATGAATGCACACGCTCCCGCTCACCCGTGGTGGCATGCATGAAATGCAGCAAGATGCGTGAATAGCGGCTCATGGAGCCCGAGATGTCACAGAGGATGACGAGAGGGGGAATCCGCTCGCGGCGTTTTCGCCAGGAAAAGCGCATGGTTTCACTGCCACTGCGGAGCGATTGCCGAAGGCTGTTGCGTAGATCAATGCGCCCGGGTGTGGCCGCTGCCTTGAAGCGTCGTGTACGAAGCCTTTCAAACGGCATGCGCATGCGGGCTATGCGCTGCTTGGCTTCCTGGATCTCTTCTTGTGACATTTGCTCAAAGTCACGATTCTGCAGGCTGTCCTTCTGTGACCAGGTCAAGGCTGCATCAAGTTCAATTTCCTGCTTTTCCGATTCCTTTTCTTCCTGCTCATTCTGGTCGAATTGCATGGCCTCGGCGACACGACGATTGAGCGGTTTTCCCGGATCGTTCTCGCTTGTTTCATCGAACATTGTCGGCAGGAAAAGCGAACGCATGCGATCCAGAAGGTGCGGATTGCGCCAGAAAACCTCGAAAGCTTGGTCAAAGATCTCCTGTTGATCCCGGTGGGTGAGGCAGACTCCATGAAGCGCCCAGTAAAAATCTTCCCGCTGCCGAAGACCGACCGCCTGTACGGCTTCAAAGACCTCAAGTGCTGTAGATGTTCCAACCGGAATGCCCGCCGAGCGCAGGACACGCAGGAAGCGCAGGATGTTCTCTGCAAGTCGTCCTGATCCGGTCTCTTCCCAACTGCCAGATGTCTCGGAATCAACCTGGCCCGCGTTCAAGATTCCTGCAAAGGGTCCGCTTTGTTGCATGGCCAGGCCTTACTGCGCTGTGGCAACATCCCGCTTGATCTTCTGTAGCAGGCGGGTTGCCTCGCTGCCCTCAATCTTGGCTATGTCATCCTGATACTTGAGAAGCACACCGAGCGTGTCATCGATGGCTGAGCTGTCCAGACTGATCATGTCGAGTTGAACCAGGGCTTCGGCCCAGTCGATGGTTTCCGCAATGCCGGGTGACTTGAACAGGTTGGCGTCACGCAACGCATGAACAAAGCAAACGATCTCACGGCTCAAGCTGGCTGGAACGCCTGGAGCTCGAGATGCCAGGATCTTCTGCTCGCGCTCCATGTCCGGATAATCAACCCAGTGATAGAGGCAGCGTCGCTTGAGCGCGTCATGGATTTCACGGGTTCGGTTTGAGGTCAGGATCACGATTGGCGGTTCGCTCGCCTTTATGTTCCCAAGCTCTGGAATCGATATCTGGAAATCGGACAGCAGTTCCAGAAGAAAGGCCTCGAAGGGTTCATCCGTGCGATCCAGTTCATCGATCAGCAGGATAGGTGGCCCTTCCGGGGCCGGTTTCAGGGCTTGCAACAAGGGACGCTCGATCAGGAACTCTTTGGAAAAGATATCCGATACCAACGAAGCCCGATCGTCGGAATGTCCGGTTGCCTCAGCCAGGCGAATCTCGATCATCTGCCTGGGGTAGTTCCATTCATAGGCGGAACTCGCCAAATCCAGTCCTTCGTAGCACTGCAAGCGAATCATGCGCCGGCCCAAGGACGCCGACAGAACCTTGGCCAACTCAGTCTTGCCAACACCGGCTTCTCCTTCCAGGAACAGGGGGCGCTTCAGCTTAAGGGCCAAGTACACCATGGTGGCGAGGTTTCTGCCCGCTACGTAATTACCCTGCTCCAGAAGATTCAGCGTTGCTTCGACACTATCGGGAAGCGGGGAGGAATAATGGTTAGCACTATCGTTCACGGTTTCTGTGTCCATTCGCCGTTTGGCTTCTTGACCCAGGTCCCGCTTGGGGCTTTCTGGATGATCTGTTCAAAATAGACCTTGCCGACTTCCTGAACAGGGGCGTTCTGTTGCTCAGCGCGTTCCCTATAGACCTCGAGGCGTTCCTTGTTGATGTCGTTCACTGCACGCTCCGCAGAGGGCGTGCGTGCTTCCATCAAGCCATCCCAACGCTCACCGGCATCCCCACTGCTGCGAAGCTCCTGCGCGGATTGTGCCCAGGCACCGGTGCCCGGACTGAAGCTGCCCAATAGAATGGCCAGAAGTGCAATAAGAAGAGTCCTACGCATATTCATGCTCTGTTTCCCGTAAATACCACCGTTCGTCCGTTCAGAAGATGTCGGAATTGGATTCGATATCCTCTTCCGCCTGTTCTTCCAGGCGGACACGAACATCGGCATCGAGCTTGACGTTCAGGTTGATCGTGATCGGGTCTTTCGGGGCCTCGACTCTTACGGTGGGCTGGCAGGCGGCCAGCAACCCCAGTGCAAGTACGGCTGTCAGGATCCCGAAGGAGTCTTTGTGCAGTCTGGTCACTTCAAAGCTTTCTTCCGTTGAAGATTGTGCAGTACATGCAGGTTGTCTTCTAATTGTGGTGGCTTAATGGTCATTGCACAAGTTCAAGCATATCATCCAGAATGTTGCGGGAGAGGCGCCGCCCTTCAGAGATTGCCTGGAGAAGAGGGGCGAGATTCCCACTCAAATTTATATTCAGATCAAAGGGGTGGCCATCGAGCACATCCGGATTCTGGCCCTCGAGTTTGATGGCCAGACGGCTTTCCCCCTCAGCGGGCTTGTGAATGTCCAAGCGCAGCCTGTCGTAATGGAAATTCTCCAGAGCATCCATCATCAGGGACACGGCTTGTCCGCCAGAGGCGAGGGCAGAACGGACCTTCTCAGACTTGAATGAAATCTGGCCGTTCTGGGAGGATTCCAGGTGACCATCTGCAATTTCGAACGTACCGCCGTTAATGGTGACAGGTATTTCCCCTGTAAAGCGCCCGTCTGCATCCAGATCTTCTATATCAATCAGGTCAACCAGTTGTGCGATACTGATATCTTCGAGCCTTAAAACCAGGTTGTGGCGATTATTGGAAAGATCGAACTCACTGCTATCGATTCTCAGGTCCCCTTCCGCAAAGGCGGCGTGCAGATTCTCGATAATTACGACAGGAAGGTTCGTTTCTCCCTTTGCAAGTTCAAGACGGCCCGATATCTCCGAGAGCAGAATATTGCCTATGCTTGCGGTTTCGATCCTGAAGGCCTGTGGTTCGGCCGTTCGCAAAGGCAATAAGCTTCCGACCCCGAGGGCACTGTCCAGGTTCTTGATCGATGTGTCGAAAACATCAAAATCAAGACCATTAAGATAAAGCTGGCCACGGCCGTTCAGTCCGTAGTCATTCCAGGAAATATTGAGGTTGAGCGCAGCATCGCCCTCGACTTCATCAAGCATATCAAGCACTGGAAACAATCCCGAAGGCTGCAGTCCATCAATCAGGAAACGATGGGACGGAAGGGACAAATTCAGTCCACCATTGCCGGTTTCCAGACTGTGTGATCCCTCAGCGATAATATTTGCCTTGCTGTACGGATTTTCGCCCGCAAGCGAATAGACCAGAGACTCGCTTCTGAGAAACACCTGCCCGGTCAGTTCCAGCGGCGTGAAAAGGGGAGGATCAGCGGTGCTGCTCATAAGTCCCTTATTCACTTGAAGCAGAGGTGTATCTTGCTGTGGCAGAGGGTATTGAGCTTCGAAGTCCAAGCCTGAAAGGCTCAACGCAGGCTCATCCAGGGTTGTCTCCTCTAGATTTCCGGTGGCACTGAAAGCAGGGGATTGTCCGGACGGCAAGCTGGTGTCGTGCGTCATTTCAAAATCAACGGACAAGGGCTGCAGTTGACCCGTCAGAGGGGCGCCATTTGCCCGGAACTGCCGGAACCGTTGTTCCTTGAGTTCTGCTGCACCGTTGATTCCCAGGTTGAAATCAGAATCCCCCTCGTTACGCAGGAACAGTGCGGTCAGTTGGTCGATCCTGATCTCTGATTCCGGAATCTCCAGGCCGGCCGGCAGCGATAGACCTTTTGCATTGACTGTCCCGGGTTCCAGGACAGCGACCTCCAGTTTCCGGCTCGTCTCGCCGCTGAATTCTATGGACAGTTCGGCTGTGCTCCTTCCAGTACTGGCATAAGGCGTGCTGAAGCCTTCACTCACCGCTGACAGCGTTGCATGTCCATTGTAGCTTTCAAAGGTACCTGAAAGGCTGGCAGATCCACTGATCCTGTGTGTTCCAAGCTGCTTGAGGGGAAGGCTCTCGACAAGAAGGTTCTCAACCCTGGCTTTAAGCTGTTTCTCCTTTGGAAGGATATGCCCGGACAAACGTCCAGAAAGTTGCTCGCCTTGTGTTCCCTCGAGTTCAGCATTTGTTGAAAATTCGATGCGGGGCGTTCCGTCCAGCCCACTTACTTCAATGAAAGCTCGATCCCCCGGGGCCTCCGACAAGTGCAGGCTATAGCTATCCGCAAGAAGTTCCTCAGTTCCCGATTTGGCGCCATCAGGTCTGAGGCCCGGCTTGTGCTTCTTGGACGTCAGGGACAGTCGCGCCGGATCCTTTGGGAAGAGGGCGTACTTTGCACCCTCCAGCAAGAAGTCGGCAGACATTGAAGCGTCCATGAAACGGCGGTCGATGGGCGTTGAAAGCTTCGAGACCTCCAGACCGATCTTTCCCTTTGCGTAGATAGCTTTAACCCAGTCTTCAATGCCTTCCGAAGCACCAGCCAGGACTGTGGCCTCCGGTAAGCGCAGATTGCCATTCAGGGAAAGAATACCCTGCATCTGCTCATCCTGAATAGGCAGGTCGTCCACCCAATCTTCCCACTCGCCCTTTGTGATTTGCACCGTGCCGTTCAGATTCAGGTCAGGGGAGTCGGAGATTTCCCGGCCGGAGAAGGACATTTCTCCCTCTATACCCATCTTGGGCACGGCCACTTCCAGGTTGCCCTCCATGGCCACCGGAAGCAGGTCAGTCAGGTTCAGCGCAATAGTCCCAGTGACACGCGACTCACTGTCGTCGATCTCGTGAAAAGTCAGCTGCAGGTCATGCTTTCCCGAGCTGGTCCTGCGCAGAAGAGCATCCATTGAAAGACTGTAGCGTTTTCCTTCATGAACAAGGGTGTACTCGGCATTTTGAAGCTGGATATCGGATACTTCCCAGTTTCCGACGAGGTCCTGGGGGGAAGGTATCGAATCTTCTTGAGGGGCGCCTTCACCATCGAGGCTTGCGCTCGACCCATTGTTTTGGCGGTCGGTGTGTTCCTGCAAGACATCGAGGCCATGAAGCTCCAATTCGGGTAATACGCCGGAAAGCAGATCTCCCGGGTTGTAGCGTATGATCAGCTGGTCTGCTGAGATACGTTCCAACATTTCGTTGCGGATAT
Encoded here:
- a CDS encoding vWA domain-containing protein yields the protein MNAGQVDSETSGSWEETGSGRLAENILRFLRVLRSAGIPVGTSTALEVFEAVQAVGLRQREDFYWALHGVCLTHRDQQEIFDQAFEVFWRNPHLLDRMRSLFLPTMFDETSENDPGKPLNRRVAEAMQFDQNEQEEKESEKQEIELDAALTWSQKDSLQNRDFEQMSQEEIQEAKQRIARMRMPFERLRTRRFKAAATPGRIDLRNSLRQSLRSGSETMRFSWRKRRERIPPLVILCDISGSMSRYSRILLHFMHATTGERERVHSFLFGTHLTNVTRSLKEKDVDIALDDIGHTAQDWDGGTRIGSCLSDFNFHWSRRVLAQGATVLLITDGLDREDNTLLEKEAERLHKSCRRLIWLNPLLRYDGYQPKTGGARALLPHVDDFLPVHNLESLGQLADVLQSSAMSRPSPAKIWKEDLVG
- a CDS encoding AAA family ATPase, with the translated sequence MDTETVNDSANHYSSPLPDSVEATLNLLEQGNYVAGRNLATMVYLALKLKRPLFLEGEAGVGKTELAKVLSASLGRRMIRLQCYEGLDLASSAYEWNYPRQMIEIRLAEATGHSDDRASLVSDIFSKEFLIERPLLQALKPAPEGPPILLIDELDRTDEPFEAFLLELLSDFQISIPELGNIKASEPPIVILTSNRTREIHDALKRRCLYHWVDYPDMEREQKILASRAPGVPASLSREIVCFVHALRDANLFKSPGIAETIDWAEALVQLDMISLDSSAIDDTLGVLLKYQDDIAKIEGSEATRLLQKIKRDVATAQ
- a CDS encoding YdbL family protein, with amino-acid sequence MNMRRTLLIALLAILLGSFSPGTGAWAQSAQELRSSGDAGERWDGLMEARTPSAERAVNDINKERLEVYRERAEQQNAPVQEVGKVYFEQIIQKAPSGTWVKKPNGEWTQKP
- a CDS encoding YnbE family lipoprotein; the protein is MTRLHKDSFGILTAVLALGLLAACQPTVRVEAPKDPITINLNVKLDADVRVRLEEQAEEDIESNSDIF
- a CDS encoding YdbH domain-containing protein, which produces MSRRKKGLFTVLALLGVILIASAGTVALRKPVLQWAADHYLQQAGIPAKLTVAEVGLKQAVIEDLHIRNEMLERISADQLIIRYNPGDLLSGVLPELELHGLDVLQEHTDRQNNGSSASLDGEGAPQEDSIPSPQDLVGNWEVSDIQLQNAEYTLVHEGKRYSLSMDALLRRTSSGKHDLQLTFHEIDDSESRVTGTIALNLTDLLPVAMEGNLEVAVPKMGIEGEMSFSGREISDSPDLNLNGTVQITKGEWEDWVDDLPIQDEQMQGILSLNGNLRLPEATVLAGASEGIEDWVKAIYAKGKIGLEVSKLSTPIDRRFMDASMSADFLLEGAKYALFPKDPARLSLTSKKHKPGLRPDGAKSGTEELLADSYSLHLSEAPGDRAFIEVSGLDGTPRIEFSTNAELEGTQGEQLSGRLSGHILPKEKQLKARVENLLVESLPLKQLGTHRISGSASLSGTFESYNGHATLSAVSEGFSTPYASTGRSTAELSIEFSGETSRKLEVAVLEPGTVNAKGLSLPAGLEIPESEIRIDQLTALFLRNEGDSDFNLGINGAAELKEQRFRQFRANGAPLTGQLQPLSVDFEMTHDTSLPSGQSPAFSATGNLEETTLDEPALSLSGLDFEAQYPLPQQDTPLLQVNKGLMSSTADPPLFTPLELTGQVFLRSESLVYSLAGENPYSKANIIAEGSHSLETGNGGLNLSLPSHRFLIDGLQPSGLFPVLDMLDEVEGDAALNLNISWNDYGLNGRGQLYLNGLDFDVFDTSIKNLDSALGVGSLLPLRTAEPQAFRIETASIGNILLSEISGRLELAKGETNLPVVIIENLHAAFAEGDLRIDSSEFDLSNNRHNLVLRLEDISIAQLVDLIDIEDLDADGRFTGEIPVTINGGTFEIADGHLESSQNGQISFKSEKVRSALASGGQAVSLMMDALENFHYDRLRLDIHKPAEGESRLAIKLEGQNPDVLDGHPFDLNINLSGNLAPLLQAISEGRRLSRNILDDMLELVQ